Within Thermodesulfovibrionia bacterium, the genomic segment TAGTTAGGTAACCTGATAATACATCTAGGTCACTTTGTGAGAGTGGTCCACTGAAATTAAAGAAGTTGCTTCTTACGCTCTCATCATCTGCTATCAAAATGCACAAGACCTTGTTGTCCTCATACTTGATAAGTTTAATATGTTTTATCAGCAGCTGTTCTGCTATTGATTGTGTAGCAATGGAAAGGTATCTGGAGTATAATGATAGCGATTTTGCCGCTTCTTTGATGAGTTGAGTCGCATCATCTTGGATAAATAGAAGCCTCTTCGTTAGGTTATCAAATATAGTCTTGCTTACAGCTAACTTGCGTTCCTTTAGTAATGAATTGACATAAAGTCTGTATCCTCTTTCAGTAGGTATTCTGCCTGCTGAAGTATGAGGCTGTTTTACATATCCCATATCTTCCAGAGATGCCATAATGCTCCTGACAGTGGCAGGTGAAAGGCCAAAAGAGAACTGCTGAGTAACTTTTATTGAACCTACAGGAGCATTTAACGTGGTATAACTTTGTATAATTGCCCAGAGGATTTTTCTACTTCTTTCGCTGAGTTCGTCCATATTGATTAGCACTCTTTATGTTAGAGTGCTAAGATTATAACAACTAATATTAATGAGTGTCAAGAAGTGCAGGGGCCGTCTTTTTGCCATTAACTTTCCTAACATTAAGCAAAAACTTATACCTGAGTTATATAATAAGAAGCAATAAGTAAATGTTTCTATAGTAATTTGTTTTATTGTTGATGTTCACCGCCTTGTTTGAATTGTCTGATTTTTCCATTTATTTGTTGTCTACTTTTTAAATTAAATATATTTTTTTTATTTGCCATTGACGTTAATTTTTTTATGTGCTATATTACTAAGCTGTCTTAAGAGTATCACTAAAAGACAGACCGCTCTTTGAGAACTTTAAAAAGTAGGTCTACAAGTCAATTAATTAATGAGAGTTTGATCCTGGCTCAGAATGAACGCTGGCGGCGCGCCTAACACATGCAAGTCGAACGGGGTTATAGGGAAAAGCTGACTTCGGTTGGTGGATCGCTATGACCTAGTGGCGAACGGGTGAGTAACGCATAGGAAATCTGCCCTTAGGATTGGGATACTCCCGAGAAATCGGGCTCAATACCGAATATGATTCCGAGGTGAAATGCCTTGGAATCAAAGCTGCGAGCAATCGTGGCGCCTGAGGATGTGCCTGTGTCCTATCAGCTAGTTGGTGAGGTAATGGCTCACCAAGGCTAAGACGGGTAGCCGGACTGAGAGGTCGATCGGCCACACTGGAACTGAGACACGGTCCAGACTCCTACGGGAGGCAGCAGTGGGGAATTTTGCGCAATGGGCGAAAGCCTGACGCAGCGACGCCGCGTGGAGGAAGAAGGCCTTCGGGTTGTAAACTCCTTTAGTGCGGGAAGAAGCCGCAAGGTGACGGTACCGCAAGAATAAGCCACGGCTAACTCTGTGCCAGCAGCCGCGGTAAGACAGAGGTGGCAAGCGTTGTTCGGATTTACTGGGCTTAAAGCGCGCGTAGGCGTCCTGATAAGTCAGATGTGGAAGCCTTGGGCTTAACCCAAGAATTGCATTTGATACTGTCAGGATTGAGTCATGCATAGGAGGGCGGAATTCCTGGTGTAGCGGTGAAATGCGTAGATATCAGGAGGAAGGCCGGAGGCGAAGGCGGCCCTCTGGGCAATGACTGACGCTGAGGCGCGAAAGCGTGGGTAGCAAACAGGATTAGATACCCTGGTAGTCCACGCCCTAAACGGTGGGTACTAGGTGTGGGTGGCGATAGTCATTCGTGCCGTAGGGAAACCATTAAGTACCCCGCCTGGGGAGTACGGTCGCAAGATTAAAACTCAAAGGAATTGACGGGGGCCCGCACAAGAGGAGGAGCATGTGGTTTAATTCGACGCTACGCGAAAAACCTTACCTGGGCTTGACATGTTTGTGGTAGAAACCCGAAAGGGTGACGACCCCGGCTTCGGTCGGGGAGCTTGCACAGGTGCTGCATGGCTGTCGTCAGCTCGTGCCGTGAGGTGTTGGGTTAAGTCCCGCAACGAGCGCAACCCTCATTCTCTGTTGCCCAGCAATGGGCTCTCTGAGAAAACTGCCGGCGAAGAGCTGGAGGAAGGTGAGGATGACGTCAAGTCAGCATGGCCCTTATGCCCAGGGCTACACACGTGCTACAATGATAGATACAAAGGGTCGCAAATCCGTGAGGTGAAGCTAATCCCATAAAATCTATCTCAGTGGGGATCGGAGTCTGCAACTCGACTCCGTGAACGTGGATTCTCTAGTAATCGTGGATCAGCACGCCACGGTGAATACGTTCCCGGGCCTTGTACACACCGCCCGTCACACCACGAAAGTCTGTTGTACCCGAAGTGGGTGAGCTAACCAGCAATGGAGGCAGCCTCCGAAGGTATGGCCGGTGATTGGGGTGAAGTCGTAACAAGGTAGCCGTAGGGGAACCTGCGGCTGGATCACCTCCTTTCTAAGGAGATAGGTATGTAAAAGTGACATTCATTGTCACACAAAAAAATCTTGTAGGCCTACTTTTTAATATCTTCAAACAGTCCCGATACGTCGGGATATGTTCTTTGATAATTGTGGAATTTGAGTAATGAGGTCAAGGAAGTAAGGGTATATGGTGGATGCCCAGGCATCAGAGGGCGATGAAGGACGTGATTAACTGCGATAAGCCACGGGGAGGAGTTAGTATCCTTTGATCCGTGGATTTCCGAATGGGGAAACCCATCCCGAGTAATGTCGGGATATCTTATGCTGAATACATAGGCATATGAAGCGAACCCGGCGAAGTGAAATATCTCAGTAGCCGGAGGAATAGAAATCAACCGATATTCCCTCAGTAGCGACGAGCGAAAGGGGAAAAGCCCAAACCCAGACTACAACTAAAAATTAAATAATAATATGTTTTAATTTTTAGTTGTAGTCTGGGGGTTGTAGGACCACATAAGTAGGACTGTTATATGATAGTCGAATGAGCTGGAAAGCTCGCCCATAGTAGGTGATAGGCCTGTAGGCGAAATCATATAGCTACCGAAGTGGTATCCTGAGTACCACGAGGCACGAGAAACCTTGTGGGAATCTGGGGGGACCACCCTCCAAGGCTAAATACCTGCTGATGACCGATAGTGAACCAGTACCGTGAGGGAAAGGTGAAAAGAACCCCGTTGAGGGGAGTGAAATAGAACCTGAAACCATATACTTACAATCAGTCAGAGTCCCGATTCGTCGGGATCATGGCTTGCCTTTTGATTAATGAGCCGGCGAGTTACTGAATGCAGCAAGGTTAAGGCCATAACGGCTGGAGCCGTAGGGAAACCGAGTCCTAATAGGGCGATTTAGTTGCATTTAGTAGACCCGAAACCAGGTGATCTACCCATGGTCAGGGTGAAGTGCCGAGAAGTCGGCATGGAGGCCCGAACTGGTGTCAGTTGCAAATGGCTCGGATGAACTGTGGGTAGTGGTGAAAGGCTAATCAAACCTGGTGATAGCTGGTTCTCCCCGAAATGTATTTAGGTACAGCCTCATGTATGCCTTGAGGAGGTAGGGCACTGGATGGGCTAGGGCTCTTTATAGAGTACCAAACTCAACCAAACCGCGAATGCCTTAAGGTTTAGCATGGGAGTGAGACTGCGGGTGCTAAGATCCGTAGTCGAGAGGGAAAAAGCCCAGAACGTCAGCTAAGGTCCCTAAGACAGAGCTAAGTGGAAAAGGATGTGAGATTACATAAACAGCCAGGAGGTTGGCTTAGAAGCAGCCATCCTTTAAAGAAAGCGTAATAGCTCACTGGTCAAGTGATTTTGCGCCGAAAATTTATCGGGGCTCAAGCTCTGCACCGAAGCTACGTACTTTTCCGATTCGTCGGGGGAGTGGTAGGGGAGCATTCCATTTGTCGTTGAAGCTATAGCGTGAGCTGTGGTGGAGAGCATGGAAGAGATTATGCCGGCATAAGTAGCAGTAAATCAAGTGAAAAACTTGATCGCCGTAAACCTAAGGTTTCCTGGGCTAGGATAATCCTCCCAGGGTTAGTCGGGCCTAAGTCGAGGCCGAAGGGAGTAGACGATGGACAACTGGTTAATATTCCAGTACCATCTGTGATGCGTTTGACCTACGGGGGGACGCAGGAGGATAGGAGCAGCCGGGCGTTGGTTGTCCCGGTACAAGCATGAAGGGTGGTGGTTAGGCAAATCCGGCCACCGTTAGCCTGAAATGTTACGTGGATCCCGGGTAATTCCGGGAGAACTGACTGATTCCACGCTGCCAAGAAAAACCTCTATGGGAGTATCATGGATGACCGTACCGCAAACCGACACAGGTAGGTGGGTAGAAGATACCAAGGCGAACGAGTGATCCCTCGCAAAGGAACTCGGCCAATTTGCCCCGTAACTTCGGGAGAAGGGGTGCTCCGAGCAATCGGAGTTGCAATAAAGAGGCTCAAGCGACTGTTTAGCAAAAACACAGGTGTCTGCGAACTGGAACACAGGATGTATAGACACTGACGCCTGCCCGGTGCCGGAAGGTTAACAGGAGGGGTCAGCCGCAAGGCGAAGCTCTGAATCGAAGCCCCGGTAAACGGCGGCCGTAACTATAACGGTCCTAAGGTAGCGAAATTCCTTGTCGGGTAAGTTCCGACCTGCACGAATGGCGTAACGATTTGAGCGCTGTCTCTGCGAGGGGCTCGGCGAACTTGAGGTACCGGTGAAGACGCCGGTTACCCGCGACAAGACGGAAAGACCCCGTGCACCTTTACTATAACTTGACAGTGAATTTTGGTGACACATGTGTAGGATAGGTGGGAGGCTTTGAAGCTTTGACGCAAGTCAGGGTGGAGCCGACCTTGAAATACCACCCTTGTTTTATTGAGATTCTAACTCATCCCCATTATCTGGGGAGAGGACACTGTCTGGCGGGTAGTTTGACTGGGGCGGTCGCCTCCAAAAATGTAACGGAGGCGCCCAAAGGTCTCCTCAGGCTGGTCGGAAATCAGCCGTCGAGTGTAATGGCATAAGGAGGCTTAACTGCGAGGCAAACAAGCCGAGCAGATGGGAAACCAGGGCATAGTGATCCGGTGGTTCTGTGTGGAAGGGCCATCGCTCATCGGATAAAAGGTACGCCGGGGATAACAGGCTGATGGCGTCCAAGAGTTCATATCGACGACGCCGTTTGGCACCTCGATGTCGGCTCATCGCATCCTGGGGCTGAAGTAGGTCCCAAGGGTTGGGCTGTTCGCCCATTAAAGCGGTACGCGAGCTGGGTTCAGAACGTCGTGAGACAGTTCGGTCCCTATCTGTCGTGGGCGCCGGAGACTTGAGAGGAGCTGTCCCTAGTACGAGAGGACCGGGATGGACGAACCGCTGGTGTGTGGGTTGTTCTGCCAAGAGCAGTGCCCAGTAGCTACGTTCGGACGGGATAACCGCTGAAAGCATCTAAGCGGGAAGCCCACCTCAAGATAAGGTCTCCCTGGGAACTTGATTCCCCTGAAGAGCCGTTGGAGACTACGACGTTGATAGGTTCGGTGTGGAAGCGCGGCGACGCGTGTAGCTAACGAATACTAATTGCTCGAGAGGCTTGACTATATAACACCCAAGCAGTCTGCGCAGGCAGACGGGTGTCAAGGTGCGCCGTACCAGGAGCGCTTGACCATCCTGTAAAGTGAACGCAACCGGACTCCAGACTCAATCAGAACTTGTACAGACTTCGGCTGCTGATCCCCGCAATACGGGACAGCGCGCCAACCAAATTGTCTGGCGACCATAGCGAGTGTGAACCACCTGATCCCTTCCCGAACTCAGAAGTGAAACCACTCCGCGCCAATGGTAGTGTGGCATTCGCCATGTGAGAGTAGGTCATCGCCAGACATCAAATACCAAAAACCCCTTCAGGGTTACCCTGAAGGGGTTTTTGATTTGCGGGGATCTAAAGCCGCCACATAACTAGCCCCTGGCTGGAGGCTGGCAGCAGTGAGGTTGTTCTTGAAAGTAGTACTGTAACGGCGTCGATGCCGGTTCGTGGCGGGAAGATGCAAGGTATCCATGTGCTTACCCGACACATAACTCCGCTCGGCCTGATAGCCGAAGACAGCGATCGGCGGCCCTCCGTCCAAATATATGCTAATGCATGCGAAACAATATCAATGCTTGGCACTGCCCCTCTCGGGACCCAACTCTTTGATTGCTGTTAAGGCCTCGGTTGGAGGAAGGCTGTGAGAGTCAGGTATCAATGTTCCGCCTGAAAGAAGTAGACAGCATACTTACAGGGGTGAC encodes:
- the hrcA gene encoding heat-inducible transcriptional repressor HrcA is translated as MDELSERSRKILWAIIQSYTTLNAPVGSIKVTQQFSFGLSPATVRSIMASLEDMGYVKQPHTSAGRIPTERGYRLYVNSLLKERKLAVSKTIFDNLTKRLLFIQDDATQLIKEAAKSLSLYSRYLSIATQSIAEQLLIKHIKLIKYEDNKVLCILIADDESVRSNFFNFSGPLSQSDLDVLSGYLTNLIKGLSFSKAKEQLSLRLKDEESRNEYIEDILTQCKDFISNESDNLDINELAGTSYLPDFANLKQIKEILQAIEDRHLFLKMLQKVSNSEGVQVFVGMESVFPTMKELSMVASTYRDNKDTLGTIGIIGPTSMNYKKLIPMVAHTAKTLTEIMSDA